DNA sequence from the Anaerobacillus alkaliphilus genome:
GCTTTGTTGTATCATGATCAGCTCTGTTTCTAATACCCTCAAAATCTATCATAATTCCATCTAGACCTCTTGCTACCGCTAGACTAACCATCTCGTTAATCGCACGTTGAGTTTTCGAAGCATCATGAACCAAAGTATTGATAATGTTATAATCTAACGCTGCCACCATTAAAAACGCTTCGCCACCGACACTTTGACCTGAATAGATCAGATCAGCTGTTGATGCTAATGAATGATCAACTGGCCAATAGTAGTCTATTAGATTTCCAGCACTGTCACGTCTTGCTGTGATAAAGTTCCCATTGCGATCAATCGAAGCCCAGCCATAAGCAACACTATCAAACTTTGGAATATACTGACGACGTTCAAACGATCCTAAAGCATAAAACGCCATTGTATACATATCTCTTTGAGCCGAAGTGACTCGTATCTCCCGACTCTGTTGATTCCACTCTACCTTAGCATCAAACGTTTCCATAAAAAAACGTAATGGGATTAACGTACGACTGTTATCAGTAAAAGGAGCAGCGTCAAGTGTAACGTTTTTTCCATTAACAACAGCAGTGCGCGAGTTCATCACTAATTTTACGTCCGTACCGTTCCCAGTAGCATAAATTGTCTGATTAGGTCCGTCCCAACGGACATTAATTCCGATTGATTCAGATAGTTTTCGGAATGGGACTAACGTACGATTTGCGACCATTCTCGGTTGAACGTCAAACTTTAATTCGAAATTGTCTAAGTATACTTTAATGTCTTGGCTTGAAGCAGAGGCGCTATCAAAAGGGAGGATGATACTACCCAACAAAATAGCGATGACTAATAGTTTTTTTAGCAAAACGGACTCACCTCTATCATTATATTTCGAATACCTAACTACTACTATATCAAACAAATACACTTCTATAAACCCCAATATTTAGGAGACTCGACATTGTCTAAAAAATAGTTCGAAAGTTACTGTTATTTTTTGTAGGATTTTCCACAAAAAAAGCTAGTTTTATGTTATATTTTTCATAAATAGCTAGAATTAGGACGAATTATCTAATTTTCGCTGTAAAAACTTTGAGGAGGTGTTGGGTTGCGTCAGTATATCCGATATAGTTTTGGGTTTGTCTTGTTTCTCATGTTTTTTGCTACGGTCCCAGCTATAACGGCATCAGCCACGAACTCAGAAGGTATTGTAACCGTTGATCAACTGAATATGCGTTCTAGTAATTCTACTAGCTCAAGCATTGTGTTGATCCTAAAAAAAGGTGACAAAGTAGTTATTAAAGGGAGCAAAGGTGATTGGTATCACGTCAATGTTCAATCAAAAGAAGGTTATGTTTCTAAGAAGTACATAGAAGTTAAACCTCCAAAAATTTCACCTTCAAAACAAACTGAAACAACTATTAACGTTAATGGTAAGAAACTTGAGTTAGAGTTTGATCCACCAACAGTGAAGGTACCAGGTGGGGAACGAATTCTTGTTCCATTCCGAGCAATAAGTGAAGCCCTTGGTATTAATGTTACTTGGAACCAATCGACAAGACAGGTTACCGCGATAGATAAAGATACGAATAAACATGTAGTGTTTACAATTGATGATGTAAATGCCGTCGTCAACGAGGAAGCCGTTATCCTAGATGCTGCTCCTGCACTCCAAAAAAATCGAACATTGCTACCTTTACGTTTTTTCTCTGAGACATTTGGTGCCAAAGTTACTTGGGATCAAGCAACTCGAACCGCCAATATTGATCGTGTGATAAAAGTAGAGGAAGTTATTGAAGATGTAAAATCGATTTCACAGCCTGTTAATCTAGAAGGCTTGCAGGCAAGGGTAACAGCTAGTACGCTAAATCTTCGCTTAGGGCCGAGTACAACTGAAGCAGTTTTAGCTAGGTTGGTCAAAGACCAAACCGTCTTTGTTACTGGAGCTACAAAAGAGTGGCTGAAAGTTTACGTTGATGGGATGGAAGGGTTCCTTAATTCTGCACATGTTGAAATTTTTGATATTGAACAAAAGAGAATCAAAGTGTTAGCTAGTCCTACCATCACAACAAAAGATGAACAATTCATCCTTTCATGGTCAAAGTTAGGTGGAACAGTTGTACAATCTAACGTTAGTAATAACATAGTACAGTTAACAACAGATGCTAACTTAATTGAAGAAATTGACTTAGTTAATGAAGCAATTGAATTAATTAGCTATGAAACTACCGAAGCAGGCACAATTATAACTTTAACAACTAAGGACGGATACTCGGTTATTCCTTTAGATACAGTTTCAGCTTTTACACTCACTTTTTTCAAAAAATCAAGCACGAAAAAATTAATTGTCATTGATGCAGGTCATGGTGGAAAAGACCCTGGTGCTGTTGGGAATGGCTTAGAAGAGAAGGAAATTATTCTTGATGTTAGTCTTCGCGTCCAAAAGCTTCTAGAGCAAGCAGGTTATCAGGTTCTAATGACTCGATCAGATGATACGTTTTTAGAGCCGGGTGAACGAGCGGCGTTTGCTAATAAACACAAGGCAGATGCTTTTGTAAGTGTTCATGCCAATGCTGCGGAAAATACATCTGCAAATGGTACTGAAACATTTTGGAATACAACACATAGCGGACCTGAGAGTAAAAGGCTTGCTGAAGAAATTCAAACAAGTCTTATTCAAAAACTCGGTACGTTTGATCGTGGCGTTAAACAAGGAAATTTCCAAGTGATCCGTTCAACAACAATGCCAAGTGTCTTAGTAGAATTAGCTTTTATTAGTAATAAAAAAGATGCCGAAATGATGGCAAAAGATGATTTTCGTCAGAAATCTGCTGAAGCCATAGTTGAAGGAATTCTAAAATTTTACAAATAAAAAAGGTTGCCCTCCGATGGGCAACCTTTTTTGCTAGCTTATTTATTCGGTGGATATGCTTTCCAACGGCTGAAGTCAGGAGTAGCTTTTGTTACCTGTTCTTTTGGGAAGATAAATGTCCAAGGTTTTGTTGTATTTCCTTTAACCTTAAGATTATCTAATTTAAATCCTCCAGAAGCAACAATATCTCCTGCCGCGTCCTCTACCACTAAAGGAAGTTCTTCTAGTTGAACTTCTTTCTTACTACCGTTTCGGATAAGTAACGTAATTTGAAGCTCGCCTTCAGTAGCGACTTTTGCTTGTAAGCCAATGAAGTTGACTTCACCTTCTTTTGGCGCTCCTAAGTCTTCAACGATTTTCTTGAGTTGTTTCTTATTTGCACTTGAAAGTGCTTTTTCCCAGCTGTCCTCTAAATCCAGAGTGTGTTTTTCAGGTACTGGAGTTTCAAGCAGAAATGCTAACTTCCAGCCTTCAGCTGGAATGTTTGTTGACAACAAATCTTTTTTCGTAAAGTAGAAGTTCCAAGGTCTACTACTACGTGCTGGAATTTCACCTAATTCAGCAAGTTGAAACACTCTACGTCCTAAGACTTTATCATTTTCATTTAACAATACTAA
Encoded proteins:
- a CDS encoding stalk domain-containing protein, yielding MLKKLLVIAILLGSIILPFDSASASSQDIKVYLDNFELKFDVQPRMVANRTLVPFRKLSESIGINVRWDGPNQTIYATGNGTDVKLVMNSRTAVVNGKNVTLDAAPFTDNSRTLIPLRFFMETFDAKVEWNQQSREIRVTSAQRDMYTMAFYALGSFERRQYIPKFDSVAYGWASIDRNGNFITARRDSAGNLIDYYWPVDHSLASTADLIYSGQSVGGEAFLMVAALDYNIINTLVHDASKTQRAINEMVSLAVARGLDGIMIDFEGIRNRADHDTTKRAFTAFIEKLSVEAKKNSLKLSVALVPPNNAFSGYEYGKIARVVDFVFLMAYDYHPRVVGDPFGHMRPEPLESIDAGIQLTLKEVPKEKLVLGVNLVHETNSSIPNVIGLAKRHNLKGVGFWLVRSLDDQKISVINRSVKLK
- a CDS encoding N-acetylmuramoyl-L-alanine amidase gives rise to the protein MRQYIRYSFGFVLFLMFFATVPAITASATNSEGIVTVDQLNMRSSNSTSSSIVLILKKGDKVVIKGSKGDWYHVNVQSKEGYVSKKYIEVKPPKISPSKQTETTINVNGKKLELEFDPPTVKVPGGERILVPFRAISEALGINVTWNQSTRQVTAIDKDTNKHVVFTIDDVNAVVNEEAVILDAAPALQKNRTLLPLRFFSETFGAKVTWDQATRTANIDRVIKVEEVIEDVKSISQPVNLEGLQARVTASTLNLRLGPSTTEAVLARLVKDQTVFVTGATKEWLKVYVDGMEGFLNSAHVEIFDIEQKRIKVLASPTITTKDEQFILSWSKLGGTVVQSNVSNNIVQLTTDANLIEEIDLVNEAIELISYETTEAGTIITLTTKDGYSVIPLDTVSAFTLTFFKKSSTKKLIVIDAGHGGKDPGAVGNGLEEKEIILDVSLRVQKLLEQAGYQVLMTRSDDTFLEPGERAAFANKHKADAFVSVHANAAENTSANGTETFWNTTHSGPESKRLAEEIQTSLIQKLGTFDRGVKQGNFQVIRSTTMPSVLVELAFISNKKDAEMMAKDDFRQKSAEAIVEGILKFYK
- a CDS encoding accessory Sec system S-layer assembly protein, which gives rise to MLPFFKKNDGEKPKLEGAESAVSSEDILSEEVMEASDETDVETELSLHPAWTLTKEDIYSFQFLNNECPPLKPNQLSLSGINIIQDGDDYRVTAFVRNSLEKAISLGDTTLVLLNENDKVLGRRVFQLAELGEIPARSSRPWNFYFTKKDLLSTNIPAEGWKLAFLLETPVPEKHTLDLEDSWEKALSSANKKQLKKIVEDLGAPKEGEVNFIGLQAKVATEGELQITLLIRNGSKKEVQLEELPLVVEDAAGDIVASGGFKLDNLKVKGNTTKPWTFIFPKEQVTKATPDFSRWKAYPPNK